GCATGGTGCTGGGCGCGCTGGAGGCGGTGCCGCGCCACCGCTTCATTGACGAGGCGCTCTCGGCCCAGGCATATATTGACGCTTCCTTGCCGATTGGCCATAGCCAGACCATTTCCCAGCCCTATATCGTGGGGCGCATGATTGAAGTGATGCGCAATGGCGGCAAGCTGGGCCGGGTGCTGGAAATCGGCACCGGCTGCGGCTATCAGGCAGCCGTGCTGTCCTGCCTGGCGCAAGATGTGTACTCGATCGAGCGCATCAAGCCGCTGCACGAACTGGCCAAGAACAACCTGCGCCCCATGCGCATCCCCAATCTGCGCCTGCACTACGGCGATGGCATGCTCGGACTGCCGCAGGCGGCGCCCTTTGACGGCATCATTCTCGCTGCCGCGGGTCTGGAAGTGCCGCAGGCGCTGCTGGACCAGCTGGCCATCGGGGCGCGCCTGGTGGCGCCGGTGGGCGAGCGCGTACAGCATCTCCAGCTCATCACCCGCATCGGCAAGGCCGAATGGACCACGGAAACGCTGGAAGGCTGCCATTTCGTGCCCCTGCGCTCCGGCACCATCTGATTGTCCGCTTGACGCCGGGTGCCGCTTGCGCGCCCGAACCGTCCTATATAATGTTGAGATGAAACGAATAAGCCATATTTCCCTCCTGATCATCGCGCTTGGCCTGCTCAGCGCCTGCACCAGTAGTCAGCGCCGCGCTCCGGTGGTCGAACGCAGTCCCCACACCCGTACCATTCCTCCTGCTGCGCCCGAGGCCAAGGATGAGCGCGGATTTTATACCGTCAAAAAGGGCGATACCCTGCTGCGCATCGCGCTGGACTATGGCCAGAATTACCGCGACCTGGTCACGTGGAACAACCTGTCCAATCCGAATGACATCAAGGTGGACCAGGTGCTGCGCGTGGCGCCGCCCGAACAGGTGGCCGGGGTGCAGACCATGCCCGTGCTGACCCCGCCGCCAAGCGAAAAAGTGCAGCCGCCCATTCCCAAGAAGACCAGTCCCAAGGGCGAAAAGCGCCCTTATTCGGATGCGGCCCTGGCCGACCTGCGCGGCGACGGCGCCCCCAAGGAGCCGCGCGCGGCCGACAAGAATGATGCGCCCGATGCGCCACCGGCCAGGCCCGTGGCCAGTGCCACGCCGGGCGCGATTGCACCGGGCGCGGTGGTGACTGCCACCGACGATGAAAAGCTCAGCTGGATGTGGCCGGCCAACGGCAAGATTGTTGCCACCTTCGATGAAGGCAAGAACAAGGGCATCGACATTGCCGGGCGCGCGGGCCAGCAGGTCATGGCTGCCGGTGCCGGTAAAGTCATGTATGCGGGCAGTGGCATCCGCGGTTATGGTAATCTGGTGATTGTGAAGCACAGCAATAGCCTGTTGTCTGCCTACGCCCACAACCGCAGCATCGTGGTCAAGGAAGGCGACACGGTGAGCAAGGGCCAGGTCATCGCCGAGATGGGAGATTCGGACGCCGATTCGGTCAAACTGCATTTCGAGATTCGCCAGCAGGGCAAGCCCGTTGATCCGACGAGGTTCTTGCCCAGCCGTTAGTCTGGCCGTAGTTCGCCGGTTACCGGGGTCCAAGATGACGCATTCGCCGCACCAGTTTGATGAAGATGCCGCTTCGGAAGATGCCATGCTGGACGCTGGCGCAGCGGGCGATGATTTTCCCGACCCGCCGCTGGACGATGCCGACATTGGCGATGACGAGGCGCCCGGCCCCGGCGTGCCGGCCGTCGGCGGCCCGGCCCTGGAGAGTGTCGACGAACTGAAAAAGGTCCTGGCTGCCGAACTGTCCACCGACGCCACCCAGCACTACCTGAACCAGATCGGCACCCGGCCACTGCTCACCCCGGCCCAGGAAGTGCACTATGCCACCCTGGCCAAGGCCGGCGACTTCCCGGCCCGCCAGACCATGATCGAGCATAACCTGCGCCTGGTGGTCTCCATTGCCAAGCACTACATCAACCGCGGCGTGGTCCTGCTTGACATGATCGAGGAGGGCAATATTGGCCTCATGCGGGCGATCGACAAGTTCGAGCCCGAGCGCGGCTTTCGCTTTTCCACATACGCCACCTGGTGGATCCGCCAAAGCATCGAGCGTGCCATCATGAACCAGGCACGCACCGTGCGCCTGCCGGTGCACATGGTCCGTGAGCTCAACCAGGTGCTGCGCGCCAAATACCATCTCGAAGCCCAGCACCACGACGGCAAGGATGCCAGCGCCGAAGACATCGCCCACCTGGTCGGACGCCCGGTGGAAGAGGTACAGGACATCCTGGCCCTGTCCGAACACGCCACGTCACTCGACGCACCGCTCGACAACGATCCCCAGTCCAGCCTCATGGACCTGCTGCCATGCGAATCGGAGGACAGTCCCGACGCCCGCGCCGAGCAGCACGAAATGACGCTGCTGGTACGCGACTGGCTCACCCGCCTGCCGGACAAACAGCGCATTGTCGTGATGCGCCGTTTCGGGCTCGATAACGATGATCCGGCCACGCTGGAAACGCTGGCCGAAGAGATGGGCGTAACGCGCGAACGCGTGCGCCAGATCCAGCAGGAAGCACTCGTCAAGCTTAAACGGGCCATGGCCGCCCGTGGCGTGGTGCGCGATTCGCTGTTATGATGCTGCGGGCTGACGCACTCCCAGCCTTCCCCTGACTCCCTTTTTCGCTCTCATTGCACGCCCGCGCGCGTGGTTTTCGCTATGCACGACACCATCATCGACATCAAATCCCTCGACATGGACGCCCGCGGCGTCGGCCACCTCGCCAACGAGGACGGCTCGCCCGGCAAGGTGATTTTTGTCGAAGGGGCGCTGCCCGGCGAGCAAGTGAGCTACCAGACCTTCAAGAAAAAGAAGAACTGGGAAGCGGCGCGCATGACGGTGCTGCACAAGGCCTCGTCGATGCGGGTTGCGCCTTACTGCCCCCATTTTGACTATTGCGGCGGCTGCTCCATGCAGCACCTGGAACCCTCGGCCCAGGTGGCGATGAAACAGCGCGTCCTGGAAGACAACCTGTGGCACATCAGTAAAGTCAAGGCCGAGAACATCATGCGGCCCATGTACGGGCCTACCTGGGGTTACCGCTACCGCGCGCGCCTGTCGGTGCGCCACGTGGTCAAGAAGGGCACGGTGCTGGTGGGCTTTCACGAGAAGCGTTCGCCCTTTGTGGCCGACATCAGCGACTGCAAGATCCTGCCGCCGCACGTGGCGGCCATGCTGCTGCCGCTGCGCGCCCTCATCGGCGCCCTGAGCATATTCGACCAGGTGCCGCAGATTGAAGTGGCCATTGGCGAAGAGACGGTGGCGCTGGTACTGCGCATCATGGCGCCTCTGGCTGCGGCTGACGAAGTGCTGCTCAAGGCCTTTGCCGACCAGTGGAACATTCAATGGTGGCTCCAGACCAAGGGTCCGGAAACGGCGGCGCCTTACTATCCGCTGGACCGCGAACTGTATTACACGCTGCCCGAGTTTGGCGTGAAGATGCCGTTCAAGCCGGTCGACTTCACCCAGGTCAACCACATGATCAACCGCGTGCTGGTGGCCAAGGCGCTCAATTTGCTGGAGGTGCAGCCGACCGACCGCGTGGCCGACCTGTTCTGCGGCCTTGGCAACTTCACGCTGCCGCTGGCCACCCAGGCGCGTGAAGTGGTGGGCATCGAAGGCAGCACCACGCTCACCGAACGGGCGCTGTTGAATGCCCGCGCCAATGGCCTGTCGGACAAGACCACCTTCTCGACGCGCAACCTGTTCGAGGTCACGGTGGAAGACCTGGTCGCCCTCGGCAAATTCGACCGCATGCTGATCGACCCGCCGCGCGATGGCGCCATGGCCCTGTGCCAGGCCCTGGCCGGCCTGCGCGCCACGCTTCCGGAGCTGCTCCCGAGCCGCATCGTGTACGTGTCCTGCAGCCCGTCCACGCTGGCGCGCGACGCCGGCATCCTCACGCACGAAGGCGGCTATGTGCTCAAGAAGGCGGGCGTGGTCAACATGTTCCCGCATACCTCGCACGTGGAATCGATGGCGGTGTTTGATAAGATTAATAATATATAAATCAATATGTTATGCGCAAAGGCGACGAAAGAACCGCGTCTCCCAAATTGACGGGATTGTCTCCCATAAATTTAAAGTGGGAACATGAAGACCAAAGATACTGTCCAGCCGGGCTTTTTGCTGACCGCTCACAGTATCGACGCCGCCCTCAAGACAGGGCGGCGTCGTCTCTACTGCGTCGAATGCAAGGGACTGGAACTCACCCAGCGCCAACGAGCCAAGCCCCAGTTCCACGATTACTGGAAAGATTGAGGCGGCCAGACCCCCAGGAACTGCCGGTCTGGCTGGGCGAATACGACAAGCACACGCCGCATCTCCTTGCCGTGGTGAGAAAGCTGTGGGAGCAGGCGCATACGCTGCGCAAAGCAGGCGAGCCGGTGTTGCTCGCATACCCAGTCGTTTTAGAAGTTGCTTGAGGTATACCCATTGAGAACCGACCTCTACAGCGAAGTTCGCATGTATCGCTTACGGAGACATTCGTCTCCCAATAGGAGTCAAACGTCTCTTTTTGTGATACAATTTCCCAATGCTCGCAGATTTCCTACTTGGCCAATTCCGTACACGTGTACTGTCGGCCCTACTATTACACCCTGATACAGCATGGCATGTCAGGGAGCTCGCGCGTCGTCTTGATGCTCTGCCGGGTAGTATTAATCGGGAATTGGTCAAGTTGGCAGACGTGGGCATCCTGTCGCGGCAGCACATCGGCAATCAGGTTCACTATCGTGCCAACCGTGACTGTCCTGTGTTTGATGAACTTGCCAGCCTCTTGCGCAAGACCTCGGGGATGGCCTCAGTGTTGACAGAGGCCCTTCAGCCTTTGGCTGACCACATCCAATGCGCGGTCATATTTGGCTCGGTTGCGCGAGGTGAAGAGACGGCCCATTCGGACGTGGACGTGCTTGTTTTGGGGGACATCGGTTTCGGTGATGTAATCGAGGCTCTGCATCCTGCGCAGGATGTAGTGCGGCGCGAAATTAACCCGGTTGTCTACAAAACAGAGGACTTCTGTGCGAAGCTTGCCTCGAACAACACATGGGCGCGTGAAGTAGTTGAGAAGTCTAAACTTTTTCTAATCGGGAATGCAGATGACTTTGCAAAACTTGTTGGCCATCCAGAGTCTCGTTGAGTTCACGGCCCAGCGTGAAGACATTCAGCGTCTGTTGCTTGCGGCTGAACGAAATCTCAACGATGCTGCCGTAACAGCCATCAGTGACGAGAACCGTTTTGATGCTGCATACAAATGCGTGATGCAGTGTGCAATGGCCAGCCTGATGGCAAATGGCTATCGCACCTCAACCAGCAAGCCCGGTCATCACCAGACGGCGATTCAGGCTTTGAGGTTGACAGTCGGCCTGGATGCGAAGAAGGTCGTGGTGCTCGATGGCCTGCGCAAGCAGCGCAACATCAACGACTATGACGGTGACCCTATCAGTCCGACAGTGGTCGAGGAATGTCAGAAGCAGGCCGGCATGCTGTTGACTTATGTCCGCGAATGGCTCAAGGCCAACCACCCGGACTTCTGTTAAGATGAGCCAAGGGATGGGTACGCTCTAAGCCTTGCTCAAATGTCTCCCAATCCAGGTGCTTTGTCTCCCATGATGTAACGGTTAGCTTATGCAATAGTCGTTACTAAACAGTGAGATACAAGTATTTGCGCCATGTTCCCGCACAAGGGGGGCGATTCCCATGCCAGGCTCGATTGTGCGCATGGCCAAGGTGGTGAGGCGACTGGCGCCGTCACCAGGCTCTGCGAAGCCACGCAAAAAAAAGCGGGCGACATGCGCAAGCCTTTGCCTTGTGCCATACTTGCATCTTCCATAACGGGAGGAACATGGCTTTCGAGATCCAGTTGCGGCCCTGCGTGGCCGGCGATGCAGAGGCGCTCGCCCTGATCGGCAGTGCGACGTTTGTGGAGACGTATGCCGATGTGCTACCCGGCCCGCACATCATTGCCCACTGCAGGAAGGCGCACAGCCAGGCGCAGTACAGCGCGTGGCTGGCCGACCCCGCCTACCAGATATGGCTGGCCGAGCTGCAGCCCAACGGTTCGCCGGTCGGCTTCATGGTGGTGGGGCCGCCCGACCTGCCCATGGAGACCACGGACGCCGACCTTGAAATCAAACGCATCTACCTGCTCAGCAAGTTCCAGGGCAAGGGCAGCGGGCGGCGCATGGTGGAAGCGGCAGCCGCCCATGGTGCCAGCCGCAAGGCCGCCCGGCTGCTGCTGGGCGTCTACACCAGGAACCACCCGGCCATTGCCTTTTACCAGCGCACCAGCTTTGGCATTGTTGGCAGCCGCACCTTCAACGTGGGCGGCCACGATTACGACGACCACATCATGGGCCGCCTGCTCTGAGCGGCCCCGGGAGACCTATGCTCAACGCTGCCGCTGTCATACTCTGCCTGCTCGCCATTGCCCATTCGGTGCTGGGCGAGCGCTACATCATCACCCGATTGCTGCGCCGGGACGAGGTCCCCAAGCTATTTGGCAGCAATGTCTTTACCAAGCAGACCCTCCGCTACTGCTGGCACCTGACCACGGTGCTGGGCCTGGGCATGGCCTTGCTGCTGGTGCAAATCGAAAATGGGCAGGGTACGCCGGCCGTGGTGCAGACACTGGCGGTCACGCTGCTGGCCGCGAGCGTCCTGGCAATCGTCGTCACGCGCGCACGTCACCTGTCGTGGGTGGGGTTCGTGATGGCCGGCGTCATCTGCATCCGCTACGCCGGGATGCCAACTTTGTAGGGGCAGGCATGGATCGCGACCTCAGCTGTACTTGTGGCCGTCTGCGCGGCAAACTCAGTAACACGGAGCAATGCACGCGCATCAAGTGCTATTGCGATGATTGCCAAGCCTTTGCCGTATTCCTGGGCAAGCCGGAACAGGTGCTGGACGCCGAGGGCGGCTCTGACATTGTCCTTGCCCATCCGCGGCAGCTGAGCGTGACCGAGGGCGCCGGAGCGCTGGCCTGCATGTCCCTGTCGGACAAGGGCATGTTGCGCTGGTACGCGGCCTGTTGCAATTGTCCCATTGGTAATACGACACGCAACAGGAAGCTGGCCTTTGTGGGCTTGAGCAGCGCCTTTGTCGCCGCCACGCCGCAAGCCATGGATGCCGGCTTCGGCCCGGTCCGGATGCTGGGCTACACCGAACACGCATGGCGACCGGTGCCGGCGCGGCGCTGGCGTGACCTGCTGCCAACGCTGCAATTTGGCGTCAAGCTGCTCAAGGCGCGCCTGTCGGGCAGTTACCGCAACACGCCGTTTTTTGACGCGGCGGCGGCGCCCGTCGTGGCGCCGGTTGTCCTCAGCCCGGCCGAGCGCGCGGCGCTGGCCCGGCCGCGCCCATAAAAAAAGCCGACCCGCAGGTCGGCTTTTTCTCTAGCAACAAACTTAGTCGTTGTTGCCACCCAGACCCAGCAGGCTGAGCAGGTGCGAGAAGATCAGGTACACGTCCAGGTACAGGGCCGTGGCAGCGCGGATGTAATTGGTCTCGCCGCCGTTGACGATCTTTTGCACGTCATACAGGATGTAGGCCGAAAAGATACCAATGGCCATAACCGAGATGACGATCGACAGCGCCGGCATCTGGAACACGAAGTTCGCCAGCGACGCCAGGATCAGCACGATCACGCCGGCAAACAGCCACTTGCCCATCATGGAGAAGTCGCGCTTGGACACGGTGGCGATCGATGCCATCACTGCCAGTACCGAAGCGGTACCGCCAAAGGCCATCATGATCAGCGAGGCGCCGTTGGAAAAGCCCAGCGTGCGGGTGAGCAGGGGCGTGAGCCACAAGCCCATGAAGAATGTAAAGCCGAGCAGCATGACCACGCCCATGGCCGAATCCTTGGTCTTTTCAATGGCGTACATGAAGCCCCAGGCAATGGCCAGGAACAGGATGAAGCCCATGAAGCCGCCAGGAATTGGCAGATTGAACATGACACCCATGGTTGCGCCCAGCACTGTCGGGATCATCGACAGAGCCAGCAGCCAGTAAGTGTTACGCAGGACGCGCTGGCGCACATCCGTCACCGGCATGGCCGGGGTGTATTGTTTATCGAAACTAACTGACATAGTGCCTCCGTAGATAAAAAATGACGCTTTCGTAAAGAATAGCACGGCTGGCGAAAACGGTGCAGAATTGCCGCCAATGCCCACTCTTTGCCGGCGCCACTCTAGCACTTCCCTCTCCCCCGGTGCAATATCCTTCAAATGGGGTGTTCTATGGTAAAATTCAAGGTTGATTGAGTCTTACACTCGACATTAAACCTTTCTTTTTATTGGAGTTTTTACAAATGGCAATCGAACGCACCCTGTCGATCATCAAACCAGACGCAGTTGCAAAAAACGTCATCGGCCAAATCTATAGCCGTTTCGAAGGCGCTGGCCTGAAGATCGTCGCTGCACGCATGATGCACCTGTCGCGCGCTGAAGCAGAAGGCTTCTACGCCGTACACGCTGCCCGTCCTTTCTTCAAGGACCTGGTCGACTTCATGATCTCCGGCCCAGTCATGGTGCAAGCCCTGGAAGGCGAGAACGCGATTGCCAAGCACCGCGACCTGATGGGCGCGACCGATCCGAAGAAGGCAGAAAAAGGCACCATCCGCGCCGATTTCGCTGACTCCATCGACGCCAACGCCGTTCACGGTTCCGACGCTGCCGAAACCGCAGCCGTGGAAATCGCTTACTACTTCCCAGCCCTGAACGTGTATTCGCGTTAATTCGCGTGAATGACTGGCGTCAGCGGCTTTGGCCGGCTGACGGCAAGATGCAGCAACCGCTTGCCCCTGGCTCCAGGCCCCGGCAAGCGGGCTTTTGAACCAACCGGGATTACTATGACGACCCTCACCAACCTGCTGGACTTCGATCCCGCGCAACTCGTCGCTTATTGCGCCGAATTGGGTGAGAAGCCGTTTCGCGCCAAGCAATTGCAGCGCTGGATACACCAGTTCGGCGCCAGCGATTTCAATGCCATGACCGACCTGGCCAAATCCTTGCGCGACAAGCTGGCCACGCGCGCCGAAGTGCGCTCGCCGGCCGTCATCAGCGACAACACGTCCAGCGACGGCACCCGCAAGTGGCTGGTGGATGTGGGCAACGGCAATGCCGTGGAAACCGTGTTCATTCCGGAAGAAAACCGCGGCACGCTGTGCATTTCCACCCAGGCCGGCTGCGCCGTGAACTGCCGGTTCTGCTCCACCGGCAAGCAAGGCTTCAACCGCAATCTGACAGTGTCGGAAATCATCGGCCAGTTGTGGATGGCGGAATTTGAACTGCGCAAAACCCGTGGCATCGAGCCTGGCCCCAAGGGCGAGCGCCAGATCACCAATGTGGTCATGATGGGCATGGGCGAGCCGCTGCTCAACTTTGAGCCGACCGTCACCGCCCTCAAGCTCATGCTCGACGACAACGCTTACGGCTTGTCGCGCCGCCGCGTCACCCTGTCCACCTCGGGCGTGGTGCCCATGATGGACAAGCTGAGCCAGGAAGTGCCGGTGGCCCTGGCCGTGTCGCTGCACGCGTCCAACGACCCGCTGCGCGACGGCCTGGTGCCGCTCAATAAAAAATATCCGCTGCGCGAACTCATGGCGGCCTGCCGCCGCTACCTCGAATTCGCACCGCGCGACTTCATCACGTTTGAATACTGCATGCTCGACGGCGTCAACGACAGCGACGAGCATGCGCGCGAACTGGTGGCCCTGGTCAACGACCCGGTCGTGGGCGTGTCCTGCAAGTTCAACCTGATTCCCTTCAATCCCTTCCCGGAGTCGGGCTTGCTGCGTTCCAAGAATCCCCGGATCAAGGCCTTTGCCCAGGTGCTCATGGATGCCGGCATTGTGACCACCATCCGCAAGACCCGCGGCGACGATATCGACGCCGCCTGTGGCCAATTGGCCGGCGAAGTGCAGGACCGTACCCGCGTGCAGGAGCGCATGGAAAAAATGGCTGAATATAAAGCTAAGTTTGGCGCCGATTTCGGGCGCATTGTGGAGATCCGCTCGTGACGGCGCGGCGCGCCTCGCCCCTGGCGCTGCTGCTGTGCGCGGCCCTGCTGGGCGCCTGCGCCGGGACCGGCAAGCAGCCGCTGCCAGGCACCTCCAGTACCGAACTGAAAACCGCGTCCGACGCCACCGATACCGACAAGCTGGCCTCGATCCGGCTTGAACTGGCCATTGGCTACTACCAGACCGGCAATTACGATGTCGCCCTCGACGAAGTGAAAAAGGCCCTGGCCGCCAGCCCCGACCTGGCCGATGCCTATGGGGTGCGGGCCTTGATCTACACCGCCATGGATGAAATGGTGCTGGCCGACGAAAACTACCAGCGCGCCATGCGCCTGGCACCGAACAATCCGGAGCTACGCAACAACTACGGCTCCTTCCTGTGCCAGAACGGCCGCTACGACCAGGGCCTCGCCCAGTTTCAGGCGGCCCTCAGCAATCCCCGCTACCATTCGCCCGTCAAGGCCATGGTCAACGCCGGGGGCTGTGCCAATCTGGCCAAGAAATTTGACCTGGCCGAGCGCTATTTTCTCGAGGCCCAGAAGCTCGAGCCGGAACTGCCGGCCATTTTTTCCGGCCTGGCCCGGGTGTACTTCCAGCGGCGCGACTACCAGCGCGCCGGATTTTTTATCAACCGCCTGACGCAGCTAAGCAAGCTCGATACGCTGTCAGCCGATGTACTGTGGCTGGCGATCCGGATCGAACGCAAGCTCGGGAACCGCCCCCTGGAGACCAGCCTGGTCACCCAGCTGAGCCGCCGCTTCCCGAACTCGGCCGAGTTTGCCGCGTTCCAGCGTGGTGCATACGATGAGTGAGACAGGAACCACAATGAGTGCAGATCGGGTAGACCAGCCGGTGCCGAACCACGGTATTCCGGGCAAGACCCTTGCGGCCGAGCGCGAAGCGCTGGGCTGGACAGTGGAACAGGTAGCCGACCAGCTCAAGCTGGCCGTGCGCCAGGTAGTCGCGCTGGAAGAGGGTGATTACGCCAGCTTGCCGGGACCGGCCGTGGTGCGCGGCTTCGTGCGCGCGTACGCCAAGATCGTCAAGCTCGACGCGGCGCCCCTGGTGGCCCAGATCGCGCTGGATACGGGCGAAACGGGCGATACCATGTCGACGGCGCCGCGCCGCGACAGCAAGCCGGCCACTTTTTCCCAGTCGCGTTTTCCAACCAATGGCAAGCGCTCCAGCAAGATGCCGCTGCTCGCCATCGGCGGCGTAGTGTTGCTGGTGGCAGCGGCTGCCGGTGCCTGGCAGGCCGGCCTGATCCCGTCTTCGCTGGTGGCGCGCACCGCGCCGGCAGCGCCCGCCGCCGGCGACGCGGTGCTGACACCATTGCCCCCGCCTGTGCAGGACGGCACGCTTACCGCTCCGGCGCCCGCTGCCGTGCCGGCCGATGCCCATCCGCCCGTGATCAACAATGCCGTGCCACTCATTTCGGTGCCGCCGGCCACCCAGCCGGGCGGCACGGCGCCGGTCCCCGGTACCACGCCCGCCGCCCCGGCCGCCGGCGTGCCTGCTGCGGCCGCCCCTGGCGCCCCTGCCGCGGCTCAGGATGCCCTGGTGCTGTCGGTGCGCGAAGACTCCTGGATCGAGGTGCGTCCGGCTCAAAAAGGCCGTCCCCTGTTCTCGGGCCTGGTCAAGGCAGGCACCATTGAAACCGTCACGGTCAAGGAGCCGGTCATGCTCGTCGTTGGCAAGCCCGCTGCCGTCAGCGCCACCCTGCGCGGCGCCCCGGTCGCGCTGCCGGAAGCGCCGGGCGGCCGCGTGGCCCGCATCAACCTTCAGTAAAGCAGGCCCGTAACATGTCTTCATCGAATTTAGCGATTCCTTCCGGCCCCCTGGCGCGCCGCAACAGCCGCAGCGTGCTCGTGTCGCACGGCGAACGCAAGGTGTGGGTGGGCGGCGACGCCCCGGTGGTGGTGCAGTCCATGACCAATACCGATACCGCCGATGTGATCGGCACTGCCATCCAGGTCAAGGAACTGGCGCGCGCCGGCTCTGAAATCGTGCGTATCACGGTCAACAATCCCGAGTCGGCCGCCGCCGTGCCTTACATCCGCGAGCAGCTCGACCGCATGGATATCGACGTGCCGCTGGTGGGCGACTTCCATTACAACGGCCACACGCTGCTGCGCGATTATCCGGACTGCGCGCGCGCACTGTCGAAGTACCGCATCAATCCCGGCAATGTGGGGCAGGGCGCCAAGCGCGACACCCAGTTTGCCCAGATGATCGAAATGGCCGCGCTGTACGACAAGCCGGTACGCATCGGGGTGAACTGGGGCAGCCTGGACCAGGCCCTCCTGGCGCGCATCATGGATGAAAACGCGCTGCGCGAGCAGCCCTGGAGCGCCCAGGCCGTCATGTACGAGGCGCTCATCACCTCGGCCATTGAAAACGCCGTGCGCGCCGAAGAGCTGGGCCTGGCGCGCGACAAGATCATCCTGTCGTGCAAGGTCTCGGGCGTGCAGGACCTGATCGCCGTGTACCGCGAACTGGCGCGCCGCTGCGACTATCCGCTGCACCTGGGCCTGACCGAAGCGGGCATGGGCAGCAAGGGCATCGTCGCCTCCACGGCGGCGCTGTCGGTACTGCTGCAGGAAGGCATTGGCGACACCATCCGCATTTCGCTCACGCCCGAACCGGGCGGCGACCGCACGCGCGAAGTGATCGTGGGCCAGGAAATCTTGCAGACCATGGGCCTGCGCAAGTTCGCACCGATGGTCATCGCCTGCCCGGGCTGCGGGCGCACCACCTCCACCACGTTCCAGGAACTGGCCGACAATATCCAGAGCTATCTGCGCGAACAGATGCCCGAGTGGAAAAAAGCCTATCCCGGCGTGGAAGGCATGAACGTGGCGGTGATGGGCTGCATCGTCAACGGTCCTGGCGAATCGAAGCACGCCAATATCGGCATCAGCCTGCCCGGCACGGGCGAGTCGCCGGCCGCGCCCGTTTTTGTCGATGGCCAGAAAGTGGTCACGCTGCGCGGCGAAAACATCGTGCAGGAATTCCAGGCCATCGTGCTGGCCTACGTGCAAAAAAATTACGGCAAGACAGCGGTCACGGTCTGAGCCGGCTGCGCCTTCACATTCCAAGAACATAAGAGCAATCATCGATGTCCGATAATAAGAAACCTGAAAAGATCACCGCTGTCAAAGGCATGAACGACATCCTGCCGGCCGATGCGCCGCTGTGGGAACTGTTTGAAAACACCGTTCACTCGGTGCTCAAGAGCTATGGCTTCCAGAAAATCGTCACGCCCATCGTGGAAGACACGG
This region of Massilia sp. PAMC28688 genomic DNA includes:
- a CDS encoding Bax inhibitor-1 family protein; this translates as MSVSFDKQYTPAMPVTDVRQRVLRNTYWLLALSMIPTVLGATMGVMFNLPIPGGFMGFILFLAIAWGFMYAIEKTKDSAMGVVMLLGFTFFMGLWLTPLLTRTLGFSNGASLIMMAFGGTASVLAVMASIATVSKRDFSMMGKWLFAGVIVLILASLANFVFQMPALSIVISVMAIGIFSAYILYDVQKIVNGGETNYIRAATALYLDVYLIFSHLLSLLGLGGNND
- the ndk gene encoding nucleoside-diphosphate kinase, with translation MAIERTLSIIKPDAVAKNVIGQIYSRFEGAGLKIVAARMMHLSRAEAEGFYAVHAARPFFKDLVDFMISGPVMVQALEGENAIAKHRDLMGATDPKKAEKGTIRADFADSIDANAVHGSDAAETAAVEIAYYFPALNVYSR
- the rlmN gene encoding 23S rRNA (adenine(2503)-C(2))-methyltransferase RlmN, coding for MTTLTNLLDFDPAQLVAYCAELGEKPFRAKQLQRWIHQFGASDFNAMTDLAKSLRDKLATRAEVRSPAVISDNTSSDGTRKWLVDVGNGNAVETVFIPEENRGTLCISTQAGCAVNCRFCSTGKQGFNRNLTVSEIIGQLWMAEFELRKTRGIEPGPKGERQITNVVMMGMGEPLLNFEPTVTALKLMLDDNAYGLSRRRVTLSTSGVVPMMDKLSQEVPVALAVSLHASNDPLRDGLVPLNKKYPLRELMAACRRYLEFAPRDFITFEYCMLDGVNDSDEHARELVALVNDPVVGVSCKFNLIPFNPFPESGLLRSKNPRIKAFAQVLMDAGIVTTIRKTRGDDIDAACGQLAGEVQDRTRVQERMEKMAEYKAKFGADFGRIVEIRS
- the pilW gene encoding type IV pilus biogenesis/stability protein PilW, which codes for MTARRASPLALLLCAALLGACAGTGKQPLPGTSSTELKTASDATDTDKLASIRLELAIGYYQTGNYDVALDEVKKALAASPDLADAYGVRALIYTAMDEMVLADENYQRAMRLAPNNPELRNNYGSFLCQNGRYDQGLAQFQAALSNPRYHSPVKAMVNAGGCANLAKKFDLAERYFLEAQKLEPELPAIFSGLARVYFQRRDYQRAGFFINRLTQLSKLDTLSADVLWLAIRIERKLGNRPLETSLVTQLSRRFPNSAEFAAFQRGAYDE
- a CDS encoding helix-turn-helix domain-containing protein, yielding MSADRVDQPVPNHGIPGKTLAAEREALGWTVEQVADQLKLAVRQVVALEEGDYASLPGPAVVRGFVRAYAKIVKLDAAPLVAQIALDTGETGDTMSTAPRRDSKPATFSQSRFPTNGKRSSKMPLLAIGGVVLLVAAAAGAWQAGLIPSSLVARTAPAAPAAGDAVLTPLPPPVQDGTLTAPAPAAVPADAHPPVINNAVPLISVPPATQPGGTAPVPGTTPAAPAAGVPAAAAPGAPAAAQDALVLSVREDSWIEVRPAQKGRPLFSGLVKAGTIETVTVKEPVMLVVGKPAAVSATLRGAPVALPEAPGGRVARINLQ
- the ispG gene encoding flavodoxin-dependent (E)-4-hydroxy-3-methylbut-2-enyl-diphosphate synthase, which gives rise to MSSSNLAIPSGPLARRNSRSVLVSHGERKVWVGGDAPVVVQSMTNTDTADVIGTAIQVKELARAGSEIVRITVNNPESAAAVPYIREQLDRMDIDVPLVGDFHYNGHTLLRDYPDCARALSKYRINPGNVGQGAKRDTQFAQMIEMAALYDKPVRIGVNWGSLDQALLARIMDENALREQPWSAQAVMYEALITSAIENAVRAEELGLARDKIILSCKVSGVQDLIAVYRELARRCDYPLHLGLTEAGMGSKGIVASTAALSVLLQEGIGDTIRISLTPEPGGDRTREVIVGQEILQTMGLRKFAPMVIACPGCGRTTSTTFQELADNIQSYLREQMPEWKKAYPGVEGMNVAVMGCIVNGPGESKHANIGISLPGTGESPAAPVFVDGQKVVTLRGENIVQEFQAIVLAYVQKNYGKTAVTV